In a genomic window of Acidilobus saccharovorans 345-15:
- a CDS encoding ABC transporter permease: MLRELESLAEMFIKEARTWIAVNLFFMIVFPVAIIASFGYIVSRQDAYYLVSGTIVFQVALSGMLSVPNNIGMDRQGGRISIMIASGVPLWAYAMTSALVNNVFAVLSGLLIVGVAAALRYIAVSAVDVAYLTVALLLSTFEGSMVGLLIAARIRNWRLLQQVTQIASFTLTFFAPVYFPLSAVPRYLLPLAMLEPTTYAAQAIRLSLLGSPASLLWGLAALAYGAVFGAVAGRWGLA; this comes from the coding sequence GTGCTCAGGGAGCTTGAGTCGCTGGCCGAGATGTTCATCAAGGAGGCCAGGACCTGGATAGCGGTGAACCTGTTCTTCATGATAGTGTTCCCGGTGGCCATAATAGCGTCGTTCGGCTACATAGTGAGCAGGCAGGACGCCTACTACCTGGTGTCGGGGACAATAGTCTTCCAGGTGGCCCTCTCCGGCATGCTCTCAGTGCCGAACAACATAGGCATGGACAGGCAGGGCGGCAGGATCTCAATCATGATAGCCAGCGGGGTGCCGCTGTGGGCGTATGCTATGACGTCCGCGCTCGTCAACAACGTCTTTGCCGTGCTGTCAGGCCTGCTCATAGTTGGGGTGGCGGCGGCGCTAAGGTACATAGCGGTCAGCGCCGTCGACGTTGCCTACCTCACAGTTGCACTGCTCCTAAGCACGTTCGAGGGCTCCATGGTTGGCCTGCTGATAGCTGCAAGGATAAGGAACTGGAGGCTGCTGCAGCAGGTGACGCAGATAGCGTCGTTCACGCTCACCTTCTTCGCGCCGGTCTACTTCCCGCTCTCGGCGGTGCCCAGGTACCTGCTGCCGCTGGCCATGCTTGAGCCCACGACTTACGCGGCGCAGGCCATAAGGCTCTCGCTCCTCGGCAGCCCGGCGTCGCTTCTCTGGGGGCTGGCGGCCCTGGCCTACGGCGCTGTCTTTGGAGCTGTGGCGGGCAGGTGGGGGCTGGCGTGA
- a CDS encoding DUF5131 family protein gives MSLLPDLGNRRPVRPNRSWNPVTGCPHLCTYCWAMKLIEGKLRDSPKYRNGFAPTLHEEDLERARFRPGDTVFVVDMGDLFSDAVPSEWIARVLRRAREFPSTRFMFLTKNPARYSEFLDLFPRSSVLGATIETNRDDLARSVSRAPPPSARHEAMAELRWPYKYVSIEPIMDFDLDVMVSWVADIRPVSVHVGYDNWNSRLPEPPLWKARELVRRLSSVAPVALGSMREPWYEAAFRRRLGSAVL, from the coding sequence ATGTCGCTGCTGCCCGACCTAGGCAACAGGAGGCCCGTCAGGCCGAACAGGTCCTGGAACCCGGTCACTGGCTGCCCCCACCTGTGCACCTACTGCTGGGCCATGAAGCTGATAGAGGGGAAGCTCAGGGACAGCCCCAAGTACAGGAACGGCTTCGCGCCGACGCTCCATGAGGAGGACCTTGAGAGGGCTAGGTTCAGGCCCGGCGACACCGTGTTCGTGGTCGACATGGGCGACCTGTTTAGTGACGCCGTGCCCTCTGAGTGGATAGCTAGGGTGCTCAGGAGGGCCAGGGAGTTCCCATCAACGAGGTTCATGTTCCTGACCAAGAACCCTGCCAGGTACAGCGAGTTCCTGGACCTCTTCCCCAGGAGCTCGGTGCTGGGGGCCACCATAGAGACCAACAGGGACGACCTTGCTAGGTCGGTGTCTAGGGCCCCTCCGCCGTCGGCCAGGCACGAGGCCATGGCTGAGCTCAGGTGGCCCTACAAGTACGTCTCAATAGAGCCGATAATGGACTTCGACCTGGACGTCATGGTCTCCTGGGTGGCTGACATAAGGCCGGTGAGCGTTCACGTGGGCTACGACAACTGGAACTCAAGGCTGCCTGAGCCTCCTCTATGGAAGGCAAGGGAGCTGGTCAGGAGGCTCTCCTCCGTGGCCCCCGTGGCCCTGGGCTCCATGAGGGAGCCGTGGTACGAAGCCGCGTTTAGGAGGAGGCTGGGGAGCGCAGTTCTCTGA
- a CDS encoding TIGR04084 family radical SAM/SPASM domain-containing protein, whose translation MLWLVFTTGFCNLRCDYCGGSFPSKVVPYTVRYDIEKLKRLVEADPQATVIFYGGEPLANPRFVEEFMDRVRARRYGVQTNGTLYRLLPDPYWKRMSVALLSIDGRESVTDRHRGRGVYRRVLEAARHLKSLGVETIARMAVTQDTDIYEDVMHLLGLGLFDKVHWQLDVVWSPRWDFEGWAERSYLPGVRRLVDLFISELRRGRVLKIIPILGVVSAHFFGGYPGSPCGAGYRSVAVSTDGRVLACPIAVYERWAELGTVDGGFRLMGPYLAKECASCPYRRYCGGRCLYASIERDWGEEGFTAVDRVTRAYLDAVLSIIPEVERLVKEGAVRLEDLRYDPTEDSTEVIP comes from the coding sequence TTGCTGTGGCTGGTGTTTACCACGGGCTTCTGCAACCTGAGGTGTGACTACTGCGGCGGCTCCTTCCCAAGCAAGGTGGTGCCCTACACGGTGAGGTACGACATTGAGAAGCTTAAGAGGCTCGTGGAGGCGGACCCCCAGGCCACGGTCATATTTTACGGCGGCGAGCCCCTGGCCAACCCCAGGTTCGTAGAGGAGTTCATGGACAGGGTCAGGGCCAGGAGGTACGGCGTGCAGACCAACGGAACGCTCTACAGGCTGCTGCCCGACCCCTACTGGAAAAGGATGAGCGTGGCCCTCCTCTCAATAGACGGCAGGGAGTCGGTCACCGACAGGCACAGGGGCAGGGGGGTCTACAGGAGGGTGCTGGAGGCCGCCAGACACCTCAAGTCCCTAGGGGTTGAGACGATAGCTAGGATGGCGGTGACCCAGGACACGGACATATACGAGGACGTCATGCACCTCCTGGGCCTCGGGCTCTTCGACAAGGTGCACTGGCAGCTTGACGTGGTCTGGTCGCCCAGGTGGGACTTCGAGGGGTGGGCCGAGAGGAGCTACTTGCCCGGGGTGAGGAGGCTCGTGGACCTCTTCATCTCGGAGCTCAGGAGGGGCAGGGTGCTCAAGATAATTCCAATACTCGGCGTGGTGAGCGCCCACTTCTTCGGCGGCTACCCCGGCTCGCCGTGCGGCGCGGGCTACAGGAGCGTGGCCGTGAGCACTGACGGCAGGGTGCTCGCCTGCCCCATAGCAGTTTACGAGAGGTGGGCCGAGCTGGGCACCGTGGACGGGGGGTTCAGGCTCATGGGCCCCTACCTGGCCAAGGAGTGCGCCTCCTGCCCCTACAGGAGGTACTGCGGCGGCCGCTGCCTCTACGCCTCGATAGAGAGGGACTGGGGCGAGGAGGGCTTCACGGCAGTTGACAGGGTCACCAGGGCCTACCTTGACGCCGTGCTCTCAATAATACCGGAGGTGGAGCGGCTGGTAAAGGAGGGCGCCGTGAGGCTGGAGGACCTGAGGTATGACCCAACTGAGGACTCCACTGAGGTCATACCGTGA
- a CDS encoding winged helix-turn-helix domain-containing protein codes for MSEDVFDALSHPTRRAIIRALGDRGHLTFTELMDAAGVKDTGTMTFHLRRLSQLIARNSSGEYELTELGRRAYEAIKVVEQKGQEQANVRAEARGGEEGLLVISNRLHVDITRSLLEDARAQGKRVLVSDCISVSVTDDVDEALVREALEGIRDVVSVEAPKWLAGVLEPRLSDVVVVSYRDHVKGHGGAYALGLGWLDRLLGKAVGNAVGAALGEAAGKGSEVYSTSIGPVRAVRVNLKRSSLRLEQGEGKVTVYPYWRGCKHDVSVKDEELIISSDGCYVEVSLPPGASSLALEAEKGDIKLAYGGLSSFEADMLESSLSASLRDLGRMTAELDLSDSEANLELSYGELRGGPG; via the coding sequence TTGTCAGAGGACGTGTTTGACGCCCTGTCGCACCCGACCAGGAGGGCCATAATAAGGGCCCTGGGCGACAGGGGGCACCTGACCTTTACAGAGCTCATGGACGCCGCCGGGGTCAAGGACACGGGCACCATGACCTTCCACCTGAGGAGGCTCTCGCAGCTCATCGCGAGGAACAGCTCAGGCGAGTATGAGCTGACGGAGCTCGGGAGGAGGGCCTACGAGGCTATAAAGGTGGTGGAGCAGAAGGGCCAGGAGCAGGCCAACGTCAGGGCTGAGGCGAGGGGCGGCGAGGAGGGCCTCCTTGTTATATCTAATAGGCTTCACGTTGACATCACAAGGTCCCTGCTGGAGGACGCGAGGGCCCAGGGCAAGAGGGTGCTCGTCAGCGACTGCATAAGCGTGAGCGTAACCGATGACGTGGACGAGGCCCTCGTCAGGGAGGCCCTGGAGGGTATAAGGGATGTCGTGAGCGTCGAGGCGCCCAAGTGGCTGGCTGGCGTCCTTGAGCCCAGGCTCAGCGACGTGGTGGTTGTAAGCTACAGGGACCACGTCAAGGGGCACGGAGGCGCCTACGCCTTAGGCCTCGGCTGGCTGGACAGGCTGCTGGGGAAAGCCGTAGGTAACGCTGTTGGAGCTGCCTTGGGCGAGGCGGCCGGGAAGGGGTCCGAGGTGTACTCCACCTCAATAGGGCCGGTCAGGGCTGTGAGGGTAAACCTGAAGAGGAGCTCCCTGAGGCTGGAGCAGGGAGAGGGCAAGGTAACGGTTTACCCATACTGGAGGGGTTGCAAGCACGACGTGAGCGTTAAGGACGAAGAGCTCATAATAAGCTCTGACGGCTGCTACGTTGAGGTCTCCCTGCCCCCTGGCGCCTCCTCCCTCGCACTGGAGGCCGAGAAGGGCGACATCAAGCTGGCCTACGGCGGCCTGAGCTCGTTTGAGGCTGACATGCTGGAGTCCTCCCTCTCAGCCTCCCTGAGGGACCTGGGCAGAATGACGGCTGAGCTCGACCTCAGCGACAGCGAGGCCAACCTTGAACTGTCGTATGGTGAGCTCAGGGGGGGTCCAGGATAG
- a CDS encoding maleate cis-trans isomerase, translating into MQYRPGHGIRKDEMDIMFAELSKIKGEAERADGILYARSYGAFKEFQFRLLRDFFSVPVVIATEAILTRLRELRARRVYLVTPYNHWRHDYEVRWLRDNGFEVVGSIALGRTGGKAIASTPHELVIDAVSVAQRSEADAIYVACTILSTLPVLDRLRGRLPVVTASSAMLDVAREIGIFKG; encoded by the coding sequence ATGCAGTACAGGCCCGGCCACGGCATAAGGAAGGACGAGATGGACATCATGTTCGCCGAGCTCTCCAAGATAAAGGGGGAGGCGGAGCGGGCCGACGGCATACTCTACGCCAGGTCCTACGGCGCCTTCAAGGAGTTCCAGTTCAGGCTGCTCAGGGACTTCTTCTCGGTGCCCGTGGTGATAGCCACCGAGGCCATACTCACCAGGCTCAGGGAGCTCAGGGCCAGGAGGGTCTACCTGGTGACCCCCTACAACCATTGGAGGCACGACTACGAGGTCAGGTGGCTCAGGGATAACGGCTTCGAGGTGGTGGGCTCCATAGCGCTGGGCAGGACGGGGGGCAAGGCCATAGCGTCAACGCCCCACGAGCTTGTGATAGACGCTGTCAGCGTGGCCCAGAGGAGCGAGGCCGACGCGATATACGTGGCGTGCACGATACTTTCAACGCTCCCCGTCCTCGACAGGCTGAGGGGGAGGCTGCCCGTGGTCACGGCCTCCTCAGCGATGCTCGACGTGGCCAGGGAGATCGGCATCTTCAAGGGGTGA
- a CDS encoding M24 family metallopeptidase produces MSRVSEAELNRRLRALRERVAAAGAQAAVLTSSVSIFYFTNLSFITTERPVVVIVPVDGEPFAVLPSVEMGHAEYRNSRWGGVVKRFEYYFDYPGEVHVANFIADAIAGSGLRHVMGESLGPKGAYGYSGPPLQELLAKRGVKWTDMGDLVAEMRLTKSQEELSLIEESGRWASRAIDKAMELMAPGRWDWEVSLEASLEVSREMNSRYSPYVPLRGTVGWVVGFRGQVGEFSAYPHALVAERPMREGDVIGIGSGPEVGGYFAELERTLVLGTPSREVREHFDKMLKVRQAAIESLRPGARASDVDRAMRTRARELGVDGLLRHHSGHGLGLEEHEPPFLDVGNGQELRPGMVVTIEPGLYVPGLGGFRHSDTFVITEDGARRLTSYPEDIDELTVRR; encoded by the coding sequence ATGTCGAGGGTCTCCGAGGCCGAGCTCAACAGGAGGCTGAGGGCCCTCAGGGAAAGGGTAGCCGCCGCAGGGGCCCAGGCGGCCGTGCTTACTTCCTCCGTAAGCATATTCTACTTCACAAACCTCTCGTTCATAACCACTGAAAGGCCCGTTGTAGTCATAGTGCCTGTGGACGGTGAGCCCTTCGCGGTCCTGCCGAGCGTCGAGATGGGCCACGCGGAGTACAGGAACTCCAGGTGGGGAGGCGTTGTCAAGCGCTTTGAGTACTACTTTGACTACCCCGGGGAGGTGCACGTGGCCAACTTCATAGCCGACGCCATAGCAGGCTCTGGGCTAAGGCATGTCATGGGGGAGTCCCTGGGGCCCAAGGGGGCCTACGGCTACTCTGGCCCGCCTCTCCAGGAGCTGCTTGCCAAGAGGGGGGTCAAGTGGACCGACATGGGCGACCTGGTGGCGGAGATGAGGCTCACTAAGTCGCAGGAGGAGCTCTCGCTTATAGAGGAGAGCGGCAGGTGGGCCTCAAGGGCCATAGACAAGGCCATGGAGCTTATGGCCCCGGGCAGGTGGGACTGGGAGGTCTCGCTGGAGGCCAGCCTCGAGGTCAGCAGGGAGATGAACAGCCGCTACTCGCCCTACGTGCCCCTCAGGGGCACCGTGGGCTGGGTCGTGGGCTTCAGGGGGCAGGTGGGCGAGTTCTCGGCCTACCCCCACGCCCTGGTGGCGGAGAGGCCCATGAGGGAGGGGGACGTCATTGGGATAGGCTCCGGGCCCGAGGTGGGGGGCTACTTCGCTGAGCTCGAGAGGACCCTCGTCCTTGGGACGCCGAGCAGGGAGGTGAGGGAGCACTTCGACAAGATGCTGAAGGTGAGGCAGGCGGCCATTGAGTCCCTGAGGCCAGGCGCCAGGGCCTCAGACGTGGACAGGGCCATGAGGACCAGGGCAAGGGAGCTCGGGGTGGATGGCCTGCTGAGGCACCACAGCGGCCACGGCCTGGGGCTTGAGGAGCACGAGCCCCCGTTCCTCGACGTCGGCAATGGCCAGGAGCTCAGGCCGGGCATGGTAGTGACCATAGAGCCGGGCCTTTACGTGCCCGGCCTCGGGGGCTTCAGGCACAGCGACACCTTCGTCATAACTGAGGACGGCGCCAGGAGGCTGACAAGTTACCCGGAGGACATAGACGAGCTCACAGTAAGGCGCTAG
- a CDS encoding glycosyltransferase family 4 protein: MKVAVVHTLIEEAGGGERLAISVYRALRELGHEADLYTMRLSASAWQLLAPGEPPPRVLDIGFPLEGISRNRLTRLRRILALRAFMRDGLPRLREEGYELIFETQANVPFPSDAVYIHYPALLDYMGGGGLRRAYNLAVRLAARPVLREASRRPPRLVLTNSSWTAEKVKQAYGVEARVLYPPVEVEAIGEAARKVEKEPLVLTVSRFSPEKRLDVIPAIARAAREMGVRAEFYIVGSTASYSGPVIEAIMGEARRLGVDDMVHLKFNVPRGELLGLYARAKIYLHPPFAEHFGIAIAEGMAAGAVPVVYRDGGGWTDMASRVDRGLGYATPEEAARAISGLLGDEERWSKLSAASAEVARRFSYSSFKESLAKYVNELK; the protein is encoded by the coding sequence ATGAAGGTAGCAGTTGTTCACACGCTGATAGAGGAGGCGGGCGGCGGGGAGAGGCTGGCCATAAGCGTCTACAGGGCGCTGAGGGAGCTGGGGCACGAGGCGGACCTCTACACGATGAGGCTCAGCGCCAGCGCCTGGCAGCTCCTGGCCCCTGGGGAGCCTCCGCCCAGGGTCCTGGACATAGGGTTCCCGCTCGAGGGCATCTCCAGGAACAGGCTGACCAGGCTCAGGAGGATACTGGCCCTGAGGGCCTTCATGAGGGATGGCCTCCCCAGGCTCAGGGAGGAGGGCTACGAGCTGATATTCGAGACCCAGGCCAACGTGCCCTTCCCCTCGGACGCCGTCTACATACATTACCCGGCCCTCCTGGACTACATGGGAGGGGGCGGCCTGAGGCGGGCCTACAACCTGGCCGTGAGGCTCGCAGCGAGGCCCGTGCTGAGGGAGGCCTCCAGGAGGCCCCCGAGGCTGGTGCTGACCAACAGCTCGTGGACTGCCGAAAAGGTTAAGCAGGCCTACGGCGTTGAGGCGAGGGTCCTCTACCCCCCAGTTGAGGTGGAGGCCATAGGCGAGGCCGCTAGGAAGGTCGAGAAGGAGCCCCTGGTGCTCACCGTGTCCAGGTTCAGCCCCGAGAAGAGGCTTGATGTCATCCCTGCAATAGCCAGGGCCGCCAGGGAGATGGGCGTGAGGGCGGAGTTCTACATAGTAGGCTCCACGGCCAGCTACTCGGGGCCGGTCATAGAGGCCATAATGGGGGAGGCCAGGAGGCTGGGGGTTGACGACATGGTTCACCTGAAGTTCAACGTGCCCAGGGGCGAGCTGCTGGGGCTCTACGCCAGGGCCAAAATCTACCTCCACCCTCCCTTCGCGGAGCACTTCGGCATCGCGATAGCTGAGGGCATGGCAGCCGGGGCCGTGCCGGTGGTCTACAGGGACGGGGGAGGGTGGACCGACATGGCCTCAAGGGTGGATCGGGGGCTCGGCTACGCCACGCCCGAGGAGGCCGCCAGGGCCATATCGGGGCTCCTGGGCGACGAGGAGAGGTGGTCCAAGCTGTCGGCCGCCTCAGCCGAGGTAGCAAGGAGGTTCAGCTACAGCTCATTCAAGGAGAGCCTGGCCAAGTACGTCAACGAGCTAAAGTGA
- a CDS encoding RAD55 family ATPase, protein MSQSSQAARQRILLGVPGLDDMFSEGVPRGSIILVAGYPGAGKTTLASQFAYQGASSGEPSLYVSFVEPREDFMANALQFNMDFRPLEGRGLFRYYEALSVSDPEALGDVVEDVLSQADSMGAKRVVIDSVTAVEQLARDPPRAREIMHSALYLGLKRRGATALLISELPVGQEASGLGPEEFIVDGIIVLRYRVVKGKLERYAEVRKMRGTNIGYASLPYAFTGRGVEFAPPLRPEALPSGVKPARRYRLDDLVMPMGTGTLIVYDPSLDPTKFSLWYLAAPALASGLRVKMGSFIHGIASMRDVMEGCGPEVTNRADNLFVESYDASSLTIGEAEIMTYSSDVSFRPDVVIVEGIHLLSEFSERGDYVGLVYRTLLRRASMNISTFHLYASPRDSVWSVPLSGYYDYVFYLSARGNRAILEPLRVWGEPMPSMRPIEVDLSGGCRPLLNRGFRPEAVAER, encoded by the coding sequence TTGAGCCAGAGCAGCCAGGCCGCCAGGCAGAGGATACTCCTTGGGGTGCCAGGCCTAGACGACATGTTCTCTGAGGGCGTGCCGAGGGGCTCCATAATACTGGTCGCCGGCTACCCCGGGGCGGGGAAGACCACGCTGGCGAGCCAGTTCGCCTACCAGGGCGCCTCATCCGGGGAGCCCTCCCTTTACGTGAGCTTCGTTGAGCCCAGGGAGGACTTCATGGCCAACGCCCTTCAGTTCAACATGGACTTCAGGCCCCTGGAGGGCAGGGGCCTGTTCAGGTACTACGAGGCGCTGAGCGTCAGCGACCCGGAGGCCCTGGGGGACGTGGTCGAGGACGTGCTGTCTCAGGCCGACAGCATGGGGGCGAAGAGGGTTGTAATTGACAGCGTCACAGCGGTTGAGCAGCTCGCCAGGGACCCTCCCAGGGCGAGGGAGATAATGCACTCGGCCCTCTACCTTGGGCTCAAGAGGAGGGGGGCGACGGCGCTGCTTATCTCAGAGCTCCCCGTGGGCCAGGAGGCCTCAGGCCTGGGGCCCGAGGAGTTCATAGTTGACGGCATAATAGTCCTGAGGTACAGGGTCGTCAAGGGTAAGCTGGAGAGGTACGCGGAGGTGAGGAAGATGAGGGGGACGAACATAGGGTACGCGTCCCTCCCCTACGCCTTCACCGGGAGGGGCGTCGAGTTCGCACCGCCCCTCAGGCCCGAGGCACTGCCCAGCGGGGTGAAGCCCGCGCGCAGGTACCGCCTCGACGACCTTGTGATGCCCATGGGCACCGGCACGCTAATAGTATACGACCCTTCGCTCGATCCCACCAAGTTCTCCCTCTGGTACCTGGCCGCGCCAGCCCTGGCCTCGGGCCTCAGGGTCAAGATGGGCTCCTTCATACATGGCATAGCAAGCATGAGAGACGTAATGGAGGGCTGTGGGCCTGAAGTCACTAATAGGGCTGATAACCTCTTCGTCGAGAGCTACGACGCGTCCTCGCTCACCATAGGCGAGGCTGAAATAATGACTTACTCCAGCGACGTCAGCTTCAGGCCGGACGTAGTTATAGTTGAGGGGATCCACCTGCTCAGCGAGTTCAGCGAGAGGGGCGATTACGTGGGGCTCGTCTACAGGACGCTGCTCAGGAGGGCCTCAATGAACATAAGCACGTTCCACCTCTACGCCTCGCCCAGGGACTCCGTCTGGAGCGTGCCGCTCTCGGGCTACTATGACTATGTCTTCTACCTCTCCGCCAGGGG
- a CDS encoding ribosome biogenesis protein — MLLLDSALEVIPRELASHPQVVKTARRYGLRPEEMVLDAGLHWKAMRSLEGWWRRGRPDIVHLSLLNLLEKRPVLEGKVEVYMHVQDGRVFAFAPDVRVPKNYDRFKGLMAQLLRDNRVPPSGRPLAWKVADSLRDFLGDRRIIVFSEGGASSDTLSVLREASSLGVPVGFGAFPRGDFSDEVKSLALKYYRIREGEPLKSWDVACSIANAYYEL; from the coding sequence GTGCTCCTCCTGGACTCCGCGCTGGAGGTCATCCCCAGGGAGCTCGCCTCCCACCCCCAGGTGGTCAAGACGGCCAGGAGGTACGGCCTCAGGCCGGAGGAGATGGTCCTCGACGCTGGCCTGCACTGGAAGGCTATGAGGTCGCTGGAGGGCTGGTGGAGGAGGGGCAGGCCGGACATAGTGCACCTCAGCCTCCTGAACCTGCTCGAGAAGAGGCCGGTGCTGGAGGGCAAGGTGGAGGTCTACATGCACGTCCAGGACGGCAGGGTGTTCGCTTTCGCCCCAGACGTAAGGGTTCCAAAGAACTACGACAGGTTCAAGGGACTCATGGCGCAGCTGCTGAGGGACAACAGGGTGCCGCCGAGCGGGAGGCCGCTAGCGTGGAAGGTGGCGGACAGCCTCAGGGATTTCCTGGGGGACAGGAGGATCATAGTGTTCTCTGAGGGCGGGGCCAGCTCAGACACGCTCTCAGTCCTCAGGGAGGCCTCGTCCCTCGGTGTTCCAGTAGGCTTCGGGGCCTTCCCGAGGGGCGACTTCTCTGACGAGGTGAAGTCCCTGGCCCTCAAGTACTACAGGATAAGGGAGGGGGAGCCCCTCAAGTCGTGGGACGTGGCGTGCTCTATAGCTAACGCCTACTACGAGCTCTAG
- a CDS encoding ABC transporter ATP-binding protein translates to MDAAIEVEGLSRSYGKVVALEGVSLKVMRGELVSLLGPNGAGKTTLVKHLYCELRPQSGSVRVLGGDPCDRRVRLRLGVAPQEATPFMDLTVFDNVYYAARIRGVPGSKAKAMAEETVRALGLWEHRDKYVIDLSGGLKRRTLIAMAVVHRPEVLILDEPTTGLDPEARRELWDLLRQLKGEGRAILLTTHYMEEAEALSDRVYFINRKVIAEGTPAELRKRFAYYYEVVDLEEGRVYKVREDEVRDFVSRLRGRFEVRAPSLEEVYLEVMKGAQGA, encoded by the coding sequence GTGGATGCTGCCATAGAGGTGGAGGGGCTGAGCAGGTCATACGGTAAGGTGGTCGCCCTGGAGGGCGTCAGCCTGAAGGTGATGAGGGGCGAGCTGGTATCCCTCCTGGGCCCCAACGGCGCCGGCAAGACGACCCTTGTGAAGCACCTGTACTGCGAGCTCAGGCCCCAGTCAGGCAGCGTCAGGGTGCTGGGCGGCGACCCCTGCGACAGGAGGGTGAGGCTAAGGCTCGGCGTAGCCCCGCAGGAGGCGACCCCCTTCATGGACCTCACGGTATTTGACAACGTCTACTACGCGGCCAGGATAAGGGGTGTCCCGGGCAGCAAGGCCAAGGCCATGGCCGAGGAGACCGTGAGGGCCCTGGGGCTCTGGGAGCACAGGGACAAGTACGTCATAGACCTCTCCGGAGGGCTTAAGAGGAGGACCCTGATAGCCATGGCGGTGGTCCACAGGCCCGAGGTCCTCATACTTGACGAGCCCACGACCGGCCTTGACCCCGAGGCCAGGAGGGAGCTGTGGGACCTGCTGAGGCAGCTCAAGGGCGAGGGGAGGGCCATACTCCTGACGACACACTACATGGAGGAGGCCGAGGCGCTCTCGGACAGGGTGTACTTCATAAACAGGAAGGTGATAGCCGAGGGGACGCCGGCGGAGCTGAGGAAGAGGTTCGCCTACTACTACGAGGTCGTTGACCTGGAGGAGGGCAGGGTCTACAAGGTCAGGGAGGACGAGGTCAGGGACTTCGTGTCAAGGCTTAGGGGGAGGTTCGAGGTGAGGGCCCCGTCCCTCGAGGAGGTGTACCTGGAGGTGATGAAGGGTGCTCAGGGAGCTTGA
- a CDS encoding MBL fold metallo-hydrolase yields the protein MVRAGPFDVSILAADSMGVRSIATVAEACGVRLGIDLGASLAPRRYGLPPHQLELQALHSALERIAEEVSSSDAIIITHYHYDHYLKDRPDLYYGKRLLIKDPNSNINWSQRGRARRFLVEGKVEQNSQVSYADGQTFRVGDLTLEFSPPVWHGEPGTKVGRLIMVRASCDGESIIFASDSQGPADPQAVEQLKSWAGARLLVLSGPPTYFAGFKVPVEAVQRGLDGLMELIKARVAETIVVDHHLLRDLNYRERLREHYRAAEDTGVRLLTAAELMGVEVNQLEARRRELWGREGKGEAEEGGEDYE from the coding sequence TTGGTAAGGGCTGGGCCCTTCGACGTCTCTATACTCGCGGCCGACAGCATGGGCGTGAGGAGCATAGCGACCGTGGCAGAGGCCTGCGGCGTCAGGCTCGGCATAGACCTCGGCGCCTCGCTCGCGCCCAGGAGGTACGGCCTGCCGCCCCACCAGCTTGAGCTCCAGGCGCTTCACAGCGCCCTTGAGAGGATAGCCGAGGAGGTCTCCAGCTCGGACGCTATAATAATAACGCACTACCACTACGACCACTACCTCAAGGACAGGCCAGACCTCTACTACGGCAAGAGGCTCCTCATCAAGGACCCAAACAGTAACATCAACTGGAGCCAGAGGGGGAGGGCCAGGAGGTTCCTTGTTGAGGGCAAGGTTGAGCAGAACTCCCAGGTGTCCTACGCCGACGGGCAGACCTTCAGGGTGGGGGACCTGACGCTCGAGTTCTCCCCGCCCGTGTGGCACGGCGAGCCGGGCACCAAGGTGGGGAGGCTGATAATGGTCAGGGCCTCGTGCGACGGCGAATCCATAATATTCGCCAGCGACTCCCAGGGGCCCGCGGACCCCCAGGCCGTGGAGCAGCTAAAGTCATGGGCGGGGGCCAGGCTCCTGGTGCTCAGCGGCCCTCCCACCTACTTCGCCGGCTTCAAGGTGCCCGTTGAGGCCGTCCAGAGGGGCCTGGATGGCCTGATGGAGCTGATCAAGGCCCGTGTGGCCGAAACCATAGTAGTTGACCACCACCTCCTCAGGGACCTCAACTACAGGGAGAGGCTGAGGGAGCACTACAGGGCCGCTGAGGACACCGGCGTCAGGCTGCTCACGGCGGCTGAGCTGATGGGGGTTGAGGTGAACCAGCTGGAGGCCAGGAGAAGGGAGCTCTGGGGCAGGGAGGGCAAGGGGGAGGCCGAGGAGGGCGGCGAAGACTATGAGTAG